The nucleotide window GAGGATGGCCGGGCGCAGCACCTCGCCGTGCTCGTCGAGCAGGGTGAGGCCGTGCATCTGTCCGGTGAGGCCCACGGCGGCGATGTCCCCGGCCGCTACGCCAGTCTCGGCCAACACCTGGCGGATACTGGCGGCGATACCGGCCCACCACTCATGCGGGTTCTGCTCGGACCACAGCGGGCGGGGGGTGGAGAGCGTCAGGGGGGTGGTGGCGCTGCCGATCACGCGACCGGTCGCGTCGATGAGCAGCGCCTTCGCGCCGGTGGTGGAAATGTCGATGCCGAGGAGGTAGTTCATGGAGTGTTTCCTGCGCAGGTTTGGAGATTCTTCACTGGTATCTGTTCACGTTCTGTCATTGCGAGGGGCGACAGCCGTCCTGAACGCAGTGAAGGAAGCAATCCCCAAATCGCATCAGAAAGTTGGGGATTGCTTACTTCGCTTCACTCAGTACCCTACGGCCTCGCAATGACAGACAAGGTGAACTCTTACCTTCACTGCTGTTGGCTGCGCTTAAGGCCAATAACTAATAACTGCCAGATAATGCCGTTTTCAGTTACAAAGTTGGCCGTTGGACCCGTTGTGCAGAGACTTCCCATTTGGAGACCCTTCACTGGCTGATAGAAGAGACAAAGTGCAAGATCGACCCGTTCAGGGTGACAATATGACGGAGATTTCTCACACGGCCACATGCCGTCTCGTGGCATCTGGCACTACTTAGAAACTCCCGGCTTGAAGACCCTTCACTGGCTGATCGCTGCAACAACGTTGAGTGATTGACCCGTTCAGGGTGACACGATGAGGAGTTTCTTGCTCGGGCGCATGCCGCCGCGGGGCGTGGGTGACTCAGGATGACATGTCGTTTCTTTCATTCCCGCCCACAAGCCTAATCAAGCCGCGACTTCCTCGGTCGCAGGCAGCCGCGCCGGACGGATGTGGCTCCAGAGGATGTAGAGGAGGGTGGAGATCAGGAGGACGACGAAGCCCCAGGTGTAGAGCGCCCGCGTCCAGGGCTGGAACATGGCCAGGATGCCAACCAGGATGCCAGCGATGATCAGCCGCAGCACGGCCTGGTGCAAGCGCGGGCCGATCACATCGCTGAGGGTGTTGGCCGTGAGGGCGATGAGGGTGATGTAGAACAGGAGGATGCCGACGAAGATCAGGATGAAGGGGATGGCGGCGAGGAGGACATTGTCGGCGCGCTGTTCGGGTGTGGTCAGCGAGGGCAGAAGGGCGTTGGCGATGAGGCCCAGGATCAGAAGGATGAGGGCGATCAGCGGCAGGGTCAGGGATACGCGTGGGCGGCGCATGGGGCGACTCCAGAGGTTGGAGATTGGAGATTAGAGATTGGGGTATTGCCGGTGCAATCTCCAATCTCTAATCTCCGAGTTTCTCGGCGAAGCTAATACTTCACATCGACGTGTCGCCGGGAGGCGGCCGATTCGAGGATGGCGCCGCAGACCACGTCGGCGCGGTAGCCGTCTTCGAAGGTGGCGCCATGCGGGCCGACCGGCTTGTCGTTGGCGATGCAATCGAGCAGGTGGGCGATCTCGTGGATGAAGGTGTGCTCCCAGCCGATGATGTGGCCGTGCGGCCACCAGTAGTTCCACCAGGGATGGTAGCCCTCGGAGACGAGGACGCTGTGGAAGCCCTGGGTTTCCTTCGGTTGTTCGCCCACCCAGAACACCTCCATCTCGTTCATGCGCTCCAGGTTGAAGCGGATGCTGCCTTTCTCGGCGTTGATCTCGATGCAGTTGGAATTCTTGCGGCCGGCGGCGAAGCGAGTGGTTTCGAGCGTGCCGATAGCGCCGTTCTCGAACTCGACCGCGGACACGAAGGCATCATCGACATCGACTGTGCCCATGCTGCCGTCGCTCCACGGCCGCTCGGGGATGAAGGTCTTGGTCAGCGCCGCCACCGTCTTCATCCCGCCCACCAGGTAGTGGGCCAGGTCGATGATGTGGGCGCCCAAGTCGCCCAAGGCGCCGCTGCCGGCCACGCTCTTCTGCAGGCGCCAGATCATGCCCTGGTTGTAGTGCGGCATGATCCATTCTTGCAGGTACACAGCGCGGAAGTGGTAGATCTGGCCGAGGGCGCCGGAGTCTATCAGGTAGCGGATCTGGCGGATGGCGGGCACGAAGCGGTAGTTGAAGGCGACCATGTGCTTGATCCCGGCCTTGTTGACGGCATCGAGCATGGTCCTGGCTTCCTCGGGCGTGCGCGCCAACGGCTTTTCGCACAGCACGTGCTTGCCCAGCTGGGCGGCATAGATCGACGGTTCGGCGTGGAGGGCATTGGGACCGCCATTGTCGAGCAGTTGGACATCGGGGTCCTCGATCATGGCCCGCCAATCGCTGTAGGATTTCTCGTAGCCGAAGCGGCGGGCGGCGGCGGTGGTGGCGGCCTGGTCGCGACCGGCAATGGCCGTCAGCCGGGGGATGGCGGGCGGCGGGTAGATCATGTAGGGCAGGGTCTTGAAGGCGTTGGAATGGGCCTTGCCCATGAAGGCGTAGCCCAACATGCCGACGCCGATGGTGGGGACGCTGCCCTCGGCCGCTTCCGCGGCCATGGCGGTGAATCCGGTTCCTTCGCTCATAATGGAAGATCTCCTTGTTCAGGGGCAATAACGAAGCTAGACAAGTAGATAGGTAGACAAGTGATGAAAGTGGGCGTGTCTTCTTGCACACTTTTCCACTCATTTCCTTTTTTCCATGTCTACACGCTTCCTTGTTTCCTTGTTTCCTTGTCTACCTATTTCTGCTTGAATGCCTCGTCGAACGCCTGGCTAGAGGGGGTGAGGTCCATCCGGCGCACCATCTGTACGGCTTCGGGCGCGCCCTGCTCGCGGTTCATGCCCGTGTCTTCCCACTCGACCGAGAGCGGGCCGCTGTAGCCGACCCGGTTCAAGGCCCGGAAGACCTGATCCCATTTCACGTCGCCACGACCGGGCGAGACGAAATCCCAGCCGCGACGGTGGTCGCCGAAGTCGAGGTGCGAGGAGAGGATGCTGTTGCGGCCGGTGAGCTGCACCCGGCTGTCTTTCACGTGCATGTGCCAGATGCGGTCGCCGAATTCGTCGATGAACTCCACCGGGTTGAGGAGCTGGTGGATGAAGTGGCTGGGGTCGAAGTTGAAGCCAAAGGCCGGGTGATAGTCCAGCGCCTTCAGCGCCCGGTGGGCGGTGATGATGTCGTAGGCGATCTCGGTGGGGTGGACTTCCAAGCCGAACTTGACGTCGTTCTCCTGGAACACGTCCACGATCGGCTTCCAGCGGGCGGCGAAATCGGCATAGCCGGCGTCGATATCAGCCTGGCTGGTGGGCGGGAAGAAATACAGCATTCGCCACACGGCGCTGCCGGTGAAGCCATTGACCACTTTCAATCCCATCTTGGCGGCGGCGCGGGCGGTATTCTTGACTTCCTCGGCGCAGCGCTGGCGCACGCCCTCGGGGTTGCCATCGCCCCACAGACGGGGCGGCAGGATGCCCTTGTGGCGATGGTCGATGGGATCATCCCCAACGCACTGGCCAATCAGGTGGGTGCTGATGGCGAAGCATTGGAGGTCGTACTTGTTCATGATGTCCCAGCGACTTTGCACGTAGCCGTCTTCGGACAGGGCTTTGGCAGCATCGAAGTGGTCGCCCCAGCAGGCGATCTCGACGCCATCGTAGCCAAAGCTTTTCGCCTTCTGGCAAAAGACATCGAATGTCAAATCGGCCCATTGGCCGCTGAAGAGGGTGACTGGTCGAGCCATGTGAGTCTCCTTGTGATGGGGATTGTGTGATTGAATCAGGTATAGTTTATCACGAATGACACGAATGGGAGGAATGCGACGAATTCTTTATATTTGCCTATTCGTGCGATATGATGATTGTGTGATTGAGTGCGTTTCTTTTATCACGAATGACACGAATTGGATGAATGAGACGAATTCTTTCTGATGCCATTCGTGTCATTCGTCCATTCGTGCAATTCGTGAGAGATCAACCGAGCAGCATTTTCAGGAAGTTGAGTCCATCGCGCGCCAGGTCGTCCTGGGTGGGCGCCAGCGAACGCCAGATGGCGGCGGCGCGGGCGATGCTCTTGACTTTGGCGGTGAACGACTCGATCACAACCGGGCCGTCGTAATCGATCTCGCGCAGGGCGCGGGCCACTTCGTCCCAGGTCACGTTGCCCGAGCCAGGCGCACCACGGTCGTTCTCGCAGGCGTGGAAGTGCTTCAGCCGGGGGCCGGCAGCGCGGATGGCCTCGCCCAGCGACTTCTCCTCGATGTTCATGTGGAAGGTGTCGAGCATGATCTGGCAGTGGGGGTGATTGACCCGATCCACCACCTCGATGGCCTGCGCCGCCAGGTTGATGAAGCTGGTCTCGAAGCGGTTGAGCGGCTCGAGGCAGAGGGTGACGCCGTGCTTGCCGGCGTGCTCGGCCAGCTGGCCCAAGTTCGTCACCAGGACATCGAGGTCTTTGGCCCGGTCGGCGGGCGATTGCTGCCAGGTGCGGCCTACGGTGGCGTAGATCGGTCCAACCAGGTTCGTGGCCCCTAGCGTAGCCGTGGCTGCGATCGCCCCGCGGATATAGGCCATGCCGCTGTCGCGGATGGCCGGGTCGGGGTGGATGAGGTCGCGGTCGGGGCCCATGGCGGCGCAGCAGCTCACACCCAGGCCGTGCGCCTTGATGATTTCGGCTCCGCGCCTATGGTCGAGGTCATCCAGGCTTTCCAGCGGGACCTCGACCCAATCGAAGCCCATCTGGGCCACATGGGGGGCCAGCGTTTCCAATTCTGCCGTGGTCAGCGGCGATGTCCAGACCCAGGTATTGACGCCAAAGCGCATAATGAATTGATCTCCTTTGAAAATGTTCCAGATGAGAGATTGGAGATTAGAGATTTGAGATTGCGCAATCCCCAATCTCCAATCTCTCATCTCTAAACCCTCTTTCCATCCACATCGAAGAAATGCAGTCGTTCGTGGAGGATGTCGAAACGAACGGGGTCGTCGCGGCGGAGGGGGGTGATGCCAGGGAGGATGCTGAGCAGGGTCTGCTGGCCGGAGCGGATGTGGAGGATGGTCTCGACGCCGAGCGGCTCGGTGAGGGCGACGACGCCAGTGAAGCGTCCGCCGGGCGTGATCTTGACGTCCTCCGGGCGAAGGCCCACCTGCACCTGTTGTGGCATGGCGCGGTCGCCGGGCATGGGCAGGTGCAGGTCGCTGTTGGCGACGAAGTACGTCCCGTTCTCGCGGGCGGCCGTGAAGAGGTTGATGCGCGGGGTCCCGACCAGGGTGGCGACGAAAGTGGTGGCAGGCCGGTCATAGATGTCGGCCGGGGCGCCGATCTGGATGATCCGGCCGTGGTCGAGGACGGCGATGCGGTCGGCCATGGTCAGGGCTTCGATCTGGTCGTGGGTGACGAACAAGGTCGTGTTGCCCTGGGTTTTCTGCATGTGCTGGAGTTCGACCCGCAACGACTCGCGCAGCTTGGCGTCCAGGTTCGAGAGCGGTTCGTCCATGAGGAAGATGCGCGGCTGGCGGACGATGGCCCGGCCGATGGAGACGCGCTGCATCTCGCCGCCCGAAAGCCGGGCGGTTTTGCGGTCGAGCAGGTGGGTGATGCGCAGGATCTCGGCCGCGTGCTGCACCCGCTCCTTGATCTCCGGCTCCGGCGTTTTGCGCATGGGCGAGCGCAGGGGGAAGGCCAGGTTGTCGTACACCGTCATCGTGGGGTACAGCGAGTACTGCTGGAAGACGAAGGCCACGTCGCGGTCGGCCGGGGTGAGGCCATCCACGGCTTCGCCATCGAACAGCACCGAGCCTTCGTCCTGTTTGAGCAGGGCAGCGATGATGCGCAGGGTGGTCGTCTTGCCGGCGCCGGTGGGGCCGAGGAGGACGAAGAACTCATGGTCGCGCACGGTGAATGAGACATCGCTCAGGGCGGCGACGGTGGGGAAGCGTTTGCTGATGTGTTGGAGTTCGACGCTGCTCATTGGCCCACCTCCCGCTTGCTGTCATTGCGAGCCGCAGGCGAAGCAATCCCCCTGCCCAATGCCCGCTCACTCTTCGGGTCGAAGAAGCGCACCATGTCGGGGTCGATGTCGAACCGAACGGGGCTGCCGATGGTGTACGGGGCCATGCGGTCGCTGCGGATGTGGACGATGCTCGCCCCTTCGCCCTCGCCCACGCTGACGTGCAGCAACTTGTACGAGCCGTGCATATCGACGGCATAGATCTCACCTCCCATCGAACCGCCGTTGCCGCTGATGGCGGCGGCCTCGGGCCGGAAGCCGGCGACGACATCGCCGCCGGTCGTGGCCAGGGCTGAGCGATAGGAGGCGGGGATGGGGACGGTGTTGCCGGCGCCGGAGACCTGCACTCGCTCGCCGTCGATGCGCCCCTTCAGCAGGTTCATGCCGGGGCTGCCGATGAAGCGGGCGACGAAGAGGTTGGCCGGGTCGTAATAGACCTGGGCGGGTGAGCCGATCTGCTGCACCTCCGCCGCCGACATGACCACGATGCGGTCGCTCATAGCCATGGCCTCCACCTGGTCGTGGGTGACATAGACGGTGGTGGCGTGTTGGGCGAGGTGAAGCTGCTTGATCTCGGCCCGCATCGTCTCGCGCAACTCGGCGTCGAGCGCGCCCAATGGCTCGTCCATGAGGAAGGCGGCAGGGCGGCGGACAAGGGCGCGGGCCAGGGCTACGCGCTGCTGATCGCCGCCGCTGAGCTTGCTGGGCCGGGCCTTGAGCAGATGGCCGATGCGTAGCAGGTCGACCACTTCAGCCACGCGCTTGTCGATATTTTCCTTCTTCTCACCCTCGGCCTGGAGCGGGAAGGCGATGTTTTCGCGCACCGACATATGGGGGTAGAGGGCGTAGAACTGGAAGACGAAGGCGATATCGCGGTCGGAGGGGTGCCGCCAGGTGACATCGCGGCGGTCGAGCAGGATAGCGCCCTCGGTCACGGCCTCCAGACCGGAGATCATACGCAGGGTGGTCGTTTTGCCGCAGCCAGAGGGGCCGAGCAAGCAGACGAATTCGCCATCGGCGATGGTCAAATCCATCGGCTTGACGGCCCAGTTGTTGCCGAACTTCTTGGCGACTTGCTTGAGTTCAATCGTGGCCATGGGGTATGTCCGTAGGTGCGTCGCACTTGCAAAGTGCGACGCACCTGATTCACTGCCGAATGGCGCCGAAGGTGACGCCGCGGAGGAGATAGTTTCGCAGGGCGAAGGCGACGATCACGACCGGGATGAGGAAGCCCAGGCTGCCGGCAGCAATGGCCGACCACTCGATGCCGCCGCGACCGAGCATGGTGGCGATGCTGGGCGGGGCGGTGCGGGCGGTGTCGGAGGTGAGCATGAGGGCGAAGGCGTATTCGTTCCAGGCGAAGATGAGGCAGAAGACGGTGGTGGCGGCAATGCCGGTCACGGCCTGGGGCAGCACAATCTTGAAGAAGGCCTGCATGCGGGTGTAGCCATCGACCAGGGCGGCATCCTCGTATTCACGCGGGATCTCGTCGATGAAGCCCTTCAGCAGCCAGACCGAGAGTGAGAGGTTGAAAACGGTGTACAGCAGGATCATGCCAAGATGGGTGTCGTGCAGGCCGAGCTGCCGATACATCAGGAAGATGGGGATGGTGACGACCACGGCCGGCAACATGCGCGTGCTGAGGATGAAAAACATGAGATCGTCTTTGCCCTTGACCTCGAAACGACTGAAGGCATAGGCGGCAAATAAGCCCAGCGTCACCGAGAAGAGGGTCGAAAGGCCGGCGATGATGAGCGAGTTCTTCAAGCGCCGAACATAGTCGCTCGTTCCGGTGATCTGCTGGCCGCTGTTGAGGGCAATGCGCTGGAACAGGCTGAGCTGCCCGGCTTCGGCCGCCTTCTTGACTTCTTCCATGCGCGAGGACGTCACGACCGCGCGCTCGGTGAACAAGAAGACGAAGCCCTCGAGGGTGGGGGAAAAGGTGATTTTGGGCGGAACGGCTACCACATCGGTGCGTGTCTTGAAGGCCGTCACACCCATCACGTAGATGGGGATCAAGCCAATGAGCGCCAGCACGATGACGGCCGCCGCGCGCACTTTGCCCTGCCAGCGCGAGCGCGGGCTGACCTTGTCGACACGAATCGATTCGACGACCGGAGCAGCCGGCCCAGTTTCATAGAAATCAGCCATGGGTTCAGCTCTCCCCGCGCATTTGATTGAGATAGCGGATATACAAGTTGCTGATGGCGATGATGATGATCAGAATCAGGTAGGCCAGGGCGCTGGCGTGTCCGGTCCGCCACTGTCCCTGGAATGCCTGGCGGTAAAGATTGACGGCGATCAACTCGGTTTGATCGCCCGGCCCACCGCCGGTCATGCCCATCACCAGATCGAAGGATTTGAATGCCTCGATGGTGCGGAAGAGGATGGCAATGAGGAGCAGGGGCGCCACCTGTGGCACGGTAATCCGCCAGAACTGGAACCAGGTGCTGGCGCGGTCGATGACGGCCGCCTCGTAAAGATAATCGGGGATGGCCTTGAGGCCCGACAAGGCCAGCAGCATGACGAACGGCGTCCACATCCAGATGTCTACCAGGGCCACCGCCCATAGCGCCAGGTTGGGCACTGGCGTCCCGGCAAAACGACCGGCCAACATATCCGGGCCAGTGGATGCCTGGAAGAAGCCGAGCAAATAGTTGAAATAGCCAAAGGTGGGGTTGTACATCAATTTCCAGAACAAACCCACCACCACCGGCGACAACATCATCGGGATGAGGATGAGGGTGGTGAGTAGGCCGCTGCCGCGGAATTTCTCTTTGACCAGCAAAGCCAGGCCAAAACCCAGGATCGTCTGCATCCCCACCGTCACCAGGGCATAGCGACCAGTGGTGGCAAAGTACTTCCACATCTGCGGGTTGGTCAGCAAATCGACATAGTTTGCAGAGCCAACCCACTGCGGCGCTTTGTTGCTGATGGCCGAGTAGTCTGTAAATGACACGTACAGGCTGTAGAGCAGGGGAAAGACATTCCACAGGATCAGCAGAATCAGGGTCGGCCAGATGAACAGGTTGACGATGGCCCGATCGCTGAGTTCGCGGCGTCGTCCCTGCTGTGGTTGCGCCCCGAGTGAGCGCATCTGTGTTTGGGCTGCGGTCATATCCGACCTCGAAGAAAAGTGAGTTGGGGCGAGGGGCGCTGTAATCAGCGCCCCTCGCCCCAACGGTTGCCGGCGCTGCTACCACCGGCAACCGTTGGCTGATGCTGTAGCGGTGACAGGATGACGTGCGACTTGCGATCCTTCGTTTCACTCAGAGCCTGCCCTGAGCGGAGCGAAGGGACAAGCTCCGAGACATGCCACCTGCCACTTGCCACTTGCGACTACCTACTTGATGTACCCCGCGTCCTTCAGGATCTTGTCATGCTCGGCAGCGATGGTGTCCAACGCTTCCTGGGCGGTGCCGGTGCCCTCGACCACGAACTTGCTGAACTCGCGCTGCGTGGACTCGAGCAACTGCCCGTATTCGGGAATGTTCCAGAAGTCCATGACGAAGCCCATGGTGGTGGCGAAGGCGGGGTTGAACGGGGTGGCGTTGAGGAAGGCGTCGGACTTGAGCACGTTGCTGTTGCAGGTGTAGCCGCCCAGCTTGGCCCACTCTGCCTGGATCTTCTCCTGGCCGAACCACTTGATGAAGTCCATCGCCGCCTGCTTGCGCTCATCACTAATGTAGGAGACGATGCTCATGCCCTGGCCACCCAAGGCCGCGTGCTGCTTGCCGGTGGGGCCAGCGGGGTTCGGGAAGAAGCCCACCTTGTCGTAATAGTTGGCGTTGGTGCCGGAGTTGACCAGGGCCGGGAAGAAGGCGAAGTAGTTCATCGCCATGACCGCCTGGCCGCTGATGAAGGCGTCGTTGGTCTCGGTGAAGAAGGCATTGTTGCCGCCGGGCCACTGGCAGCAGTCATAGAGATCGCGATAGAACTGCAACGACTCGACGGCCGCAGGCGAGTTGACCACGCCCATGGCGTTGTTGTTGGCGTCTTTCCAGTCGGCGCCCCAACTGAACATGGTGTTCTCTACGCCCATGGTGATGGCGTCGTAGTCCTTCTGGGTGTAGATGGCCACGCCGTACAGCCCCTGATCCTTGCGGGTGAAGAATTCGGCGATGTCCTTGAGCTGCTTGTAATCCTTGGGCACGTCAAGGTCATAACCGTATTTGGCCTTGAAGGCTTCCTTCTCCTTGGCATCCTCGAACAAGTCCTTGCGATAGGCCCAGCCATCGGCGTCGCCCTCGGTGGGATAGGCCCAGTACTTGCCTGAGCCAGACGGATACTCGCCGTAGTAGGTCAGGGTGGCCTGGGTAACGGAATCCTTGAGGCCGGTGCTGGTCAGGAAGTCGGTCATGTCCACATAGTGACCTTGAGTAGTCATCTGGCCGATCCACTGGCTGTCGCCCACCACCATGTCCCAGGTGCTGCCTTTGGCGGCCATTTCGGTGGCAAACAGGTTGTAGAACGATCCCCACGGTTCCTGCTGAACGGTGACTTTGATGCCCGTTTCCTGTTCGTACATGTTGCCGATCTGTTGCAGGTAGTCGGCAGGATCCCATTGCGCCCAGAGGATCTTCAATTCGCTGACGGCGGGTGCAGCGGGGGCTTCGGTTGCGGCCGGGGCTTCAGTGGCGGCCGGCGCAGAGGTCGGTGCAGCCGCCGGAGCGGGGGTGGCGGCGCCAGCGCAGGCTGCCAGCAGAGCGACAAGCAGAGCGAGCGTGGCGACCAGCAAGAGTTTCTTGAACATCTTTGGACTCCTCCTTGGAGTGACGTTGAGAAAGGGTGGAAAAGTGGAGGGTGCGTGTGGGCGGGGTTGTCGGGTGGTTGGTGGAAGGGTGATGCTTCACCTCCTTGCAGCGAAGAACGCCTGTGCGGCCGGAGCCGAGACCAGGCGCAGGCGGGGGCTAACTTGGCACCAGGCGGCGGAAGGTGCTCTCCCACAGCTTCTTGATGTGGTCGCGGGTGGCTTGTTCGGCGCCGGCGGCGTCGCGGTCGGCCATCGCTGCCACGATCTGGCTGTGTTCGGCCGTGCAGGCCGCCAGCCGGTCGGGCGAGGACTGGGTATCGAGGGGAACGAAAGACACTCGATTCCGCATTTGGATCGCCAGCTCGCCCAACAACTGATTGGGGCAGGCGGCGCTGATCAGCTCATGGAAGCGGGTATCGGCCATCGACCAGGCCTGGCGGTCGCCCCGGCCGACGGCGTCTTCCATCTCGGCCAGCGTCTGCCAGAGCGAACCCAGTTCGGACGTGCTGATGGTTTCGGTGGCCTGGCGCACAACCTCCGGCTCGACCAGGGAACGGATCTGGATGATGCTGAGGGTCT belongs to Caldilineales bacterium and includes:
- a CDS encoding sugar phosphate isomerase/epimerase yields the protein MRFGVNTWVWTSPLTTAELETLAPHVAQMGFDWVEVPLESLDDLDHRRGAEIIKAHGLGVSCCAAMGPDRDLIHPDPAIRDSGMAYIRGAIAATATLGATNLVGPIYATVGRTWQQSPADRAKDLDVLVTNLGQLAEHAGKHGVTLCLEPLNRFETSFINLAAQAIEVVDRVNHPHCQIMLDTFHMNIEEKSLGEAIRAAGPRLKHFHACENDRGAPGSGNVTWDEVARALREIDYDGPVVIESFTAKVKSIARAAAIWRSLAPTQDDLARDGLNFLKMLLG
- a CDS encoding carbohydrate ABC transporter permease, which gives rise to MADFYETGPAAPVVESIRVDKVSPRSRWQGKVRAAAVIVLALIGLIPIYVMGVTAFKTRTDVVAVPPKITFSPTLEGFVFLFTERAVVTSSRMEEVKKAAEAGQLSLFQRIALNSGQQITGTSDYVRRLKNSLIIAGLSTLFSVTLGLFAAYAFSRFEVKGKDDLMFFILSTRMLPAVVVTIPIFLMYRQLGLHDTHLGMILLYTVFNLSLSVWLLKGFIDEIPREYEDAALVDGYTRMQAFFKIVLPQAVTGIAATTVFCLIFAWNEYAFALMLTSDTARTAPPSIATMLGRGGIEWSAIAAGSLGFLIPVVIVAFALRNYLLRGVTFGAIRQ
- a CDS encoding sugar phosphate isomerase/epimerase; the protein is MARPVTLFSGQWADLTFDVFCQKAKSFGYDGVEIACWGDHFDAAKALSEDGYVQSRWDIMNKYDLQCFAISTHLIGQCVGDDPIDHRHKGILPPRLWGDGNPEGVRQRCAEEVKNTARAAAKMGLKVVNGFTGSAVWRMLYFFPPTSQADIDAGYADFAARWKPIVDVFQENDVKFGLEVHPTEIAYDIITAHRALKALDYHPAFGFNFDPSHFIHQLLNPVEFIDEFGDRIWHMHVKDSRVQLTGRNSILSSHLDFGDHRRGWDFVSPGRGDVKWDQVFRALNRVGYSGPLSVEWEDTGMNREQGAPEAVQMVRRMDLTPSSQAFDEAFKQK
- a CDS encoding sugar ABC transporter permease, translating into MTAAQTQMRSLGAQPQQGRRRELSDRAIVNLFIWPTLILLILWNVFPLLYSLYVSFTDYSAISNKAPQWVGSANYVDLLTNPQMWKYFATTGRYALVTVGMQTILGFGLALLVKEKFRGSGLLTTLILIPMMLSPVVVGLFWKLMYNPTFGYFNYLLGFFQASTGPDMLAGRFAGTPVPNLALWAVALVDIWMWTPFVMLLALSGLKAIPDYLYEAAVIDRASTWFQFWRITVPQVAPLLLIAILFRTIEAFKSFDLVMGMTGGGPGDQTELIAVNLYRQAFQGQWRTGHASALAYLILIIIIAISNLYIRYLNQMRGES
- a CDS encoding GntR family transcriptional regulator, producing the protein MDSLETYLTAQTDTIAPGPSPLLRDVAYERIKDAIRHGNLRPGEPLSEPRLSKLLGISRTPVREALQVLAQEGLVQVIPGRAITVAAPSLQETLSIIQIRSLVEPEVVRQATETISTSELGSLWQTLAEMEDAVGRGDRQAWSMADTRFHELISAACPNQLLGELAIQMRNRVSFVPLDTQSSPDRLAACTAEHSQIVAAMADRDAAGAEQATRDHIKKLWESTFRRLVPS
- a CDS encoding ABC transporter ATP-binding protein; translated protein: MSSVELQHISKRFPTVAALSDVSFTVRDHEFFVLLGPTGAGKTTTLRIIAALLKQDEGSVLFDGEAVDGLTPADRDVAFVFQQYSLYPTMTVYDNLAFPLRSPMRKTPEPEIKERVQHAAEILRITHLLDRKTARLSGGEMQRVSIGRAIVRQPRIFLMDEPLSNLDAKLRESLRVELQHMQKTQGNTTLFVTHDQIEALTMADRIAVLDHGRIIQIGAPADIYDRPATTFVATLVGTPRINLFTAARENGTYFVANSDLHLPMPGDRAMPQQVQVGLRPEDVKITPGGRFTGVVALTEPLGVETILHIRSGQQTLLSILPGITPLRRDDPVRFDILHERLHFFDVDGKRV
- a CDS encoding Gfo/Idh/MocA family oxidoreductase, whose product is MSEGTGFTAMAAEAAEGSVPTIGVGMLGYAFMGKAHSNAFKTLPYMIYPPPAIPRLTAIAGRDQAATTAAARRFGYEKSYSDWRAMIEDPDVQLLDNGGPNALHAEPSIYAAQLGKHVLCEKPLARTPEEARTMLDAVNKAGIKHMVAFNYRFVPAIRQIRYLIDSGALGQIYHFRAVYLQEWIMPHYNQGMIWRLQKSVAGSGALGDLGAHIIDLAHYLVGGMKTVAALTKTFIPERPWSDGSMGTVDVDDAFVSAVEFENGAIGTLETTRFAAGRKNSNCIEINAEKGSIRFNLERMNEMEVFWVGEQPKETQGFHSVLVSEGYHPWWNYWWPHGHIIGWEHTFIHEIAHLLDCIANDKPVGPHGATFEDGYRADVVCGAILESAASRRHVDVKY
- a CDS encoding ABC transporter ATP-binding protein, with the protein product MATIELKQVAKKFGNNWAVKPMDLTIADGEFVCLLGPSGCGKTTTLRMISGLEAVTEGAILLDRRDVTWRHPSDRDIAFVFQFYALYPHMSVRENIAFPLQAEGEKKENIDKRVAEVVDLLRIGHLLKARPSKLSGGDQQRVALARALVRRPAAFLMDEPLGALDAELRETMRAEIKQLHLAQHATTVYVTHDQVEAMAMSDRIVVMSAAEVQQIGSPAQVYYDPANLFVARFIGSPGMNLLKGRIDGERVQVSGAGNTVPIPASYRSALATTGGDVVAGFRPEAAAISGNGGSMGGEIYAVDMHGSYKLLHVSVGEGEGASIVHIRSDRMAPYTIGSPVRFDIDPDMVRFFDPKSERALGRGIASPAARNDSKREVGQ
- a CDS encoding extracellular solute-binding protein, with protein sequence MFKKLLLVATLALLVALLAACAGAATPAPAAAPTSAPAATEAPAATEAPAAPAVSELKILWAQWDPADYLQQIGNMYEQETGIKVTVQQEPWGSFYNLFATEMAAKGSTWDMVVGDSQWIGQMTTQGHYVDMTDFLTSTGLKDSVTQATLTYYGEYPSGSGKYWAYPTEGDADGWAYRKDLFEDAKEKEAFKAKYGYDLDVPKDYKQLKDIAEFFTRKDQGLYGVAIYTQKDYDAITMGVENTMFSWGADWKDANNNAMGVVNSPAAVESLQFYRDLYDCCQWPGGNNAFFTETNDAFISGQAVMAMNYFAFFPALVNSGTNANYYDKVGFFPNPAGPTGKQHAALGGQGMSIVSYISDERKQAAMDFIKWFGQEKIQAEWAKLGGYTCNSNVLKSDAFLNATPFNPAFATTMGFVMDFWNIPEYGQLLESTQREFSKFVVEGTGTAQEALDTIAAEHDKILKDAGYIK